From one Deinococcus sp. QL22 genomic stretch:
- a CDS encoding NAD(P)-binding domain-containing protein, whose protein sequence is MTPNPPTPPPRLSVPGVSLKTDVVVVGAGQAGLSAAYHLQQLGLAPHQNYVVLDAAAAPGGAWQFRWPTLTLSTVNRIHDLPGLPFAQTVGSHEPQVRASLAVPRYFAAYEQTFHLPVVRPVRVRLVTEHGHRLKIETDRGDFSARGIINATGTWETPFIPSYPGADRFRGRQLHTRDYRDAQTFAGQHVMIVGGGISALQLLDEISKITTTTWVTRRPPEFREGQFTEEAGRAAVALVEERVRLGLPPQSVVSVTGLVLTPAVEAMRARGVLTRLPMFSEITEDGVRWADGTEQHVDVILWCTGFRSSLDHLAPLMLQESEGGIRMTGRLATQVAKDPRVHLVGYGPSASTIGANRAGRSAAAELMTFLGLP, encoded by the coding sequence ATGACGCCCAACCCCCCCACACCGCCTCCCCGCCTCTCTGTGCCTGGTGTCTCCCTCAAGACGGACGTCGTCGTGGTCGGCGCTGGTCAGGCTGGACTGTCTGCGGCCTATCACCTTCAGCAGCTCGGCTTGGCCCCGCATCAAAACTACGTGGTTCTCGATGCCGCAGCCGCGCCCGGTGGGGCGTGGCAGTTCCGCTGGCCTACCTTGACGCTCAGCACCGTGAACCGCATTCATGACCTGCCCGGATTGCCTTTTGCACAGACAGTCGGTTCGCACGAGCCGCAGGTGCGGGCGAGCCTTGCCGTTCCACGTTACTTTGCAGCGTATGAGCAGACCTTTCATCTGCCGGTCGTTCGACCTGTGCGGGTCAGGTTGGTCACCGAACATGGCCACCGCCTGAAGATCGAGACCGACCGGGGGGACTTCTCCGCCCGGGGGATCATCAACGCCACCGGCACTTGGGAGACACCATTCATCCCCTCTTACCCCGGCGCAGACCGCTTTCGCGGGCGGCAGCTGCACACCCGGGATTACCGAGACGCGCAGACGTTTGCGGGGCAGCACGTCATGATCGTCGGGGGCGGCATTTCCGCCCTCCAGTTGCTGGATGAGATTTCGAAGATCACCACCACGACCTGGGTGACGCGGCGTCCACCAGAGTTCCGCGAAGGCCAGTTCACCGAGGAAGCGGGTCGCGCGGCTGTCGCGCTCGTGGAGGAGCGGGTGCGCCTCGGCTTGCCGCCGCAGTCCGTGGTGTCCGTGACTGGTTTGGTGCTGACGCCAGCGGTGGAGGCCATGCGGGCGCGGGGGGTCTTGACGCGGCTGCCCATGTTCAGCGAGATCACCGAGGATGGAGTACGTTGGGCCGACGGCACCGAGCAGCACGTCGACGTGATCCTATGGTGCACGGGCTTCCGCAGCTCCCTGGATCACCTGGCACCCCTGATGCTCCAAGAAAGCGAAGGCGGCATCCGGATGACCGGACGGCTCGCGACGCAAGTGGCCAAGGATCCGCGCGTGCATCTCGTGGGCTATGGCCCATCGGCGTCAACTATTGGCGCCAACCGGGCAGGCCGCAGCGCTGCAGCGGAATTGATGACATTTCTTGGGCTGCCTTGA
- a CDS encoding bifunctional diguanylate cyclase/phosphodiesterase yields MTEPHRVVARERQMLQRAQALYDMARTLTDGPTEEELLRRVVHTAVDVLGVNRAVLLILSEDLPHVDHFIVAGPGAVHVQRPAWQELATGLTGWVLRERRVARSPMGQDDPREGPEARQRRRETMCGDIVVLPIMMKARVFGTLTLINLPWGPSFTDDDVAWLEALVHQAAAAIQQERLIQQLQRHALFDARTGLPARPLANDRLRQSLWHARRSATSFALLLLQPDLPTDVHRASSAEFRDALAVQVTRRLQDLPATVSTLAHWDDETLMLIAEDVPDEHHAFRVVNQVMNAFAEPFTVPGTLAPLHVTASVGVSMFPTDGQDVVALQKHAALALYNAKHAGGGSGARFSPTVTDQQRIAQQIAAALPGALERNELFLVYQPQLDAQRRLWGFEALLRWRHGTLGLVPPDVFIPVAERNGLILPLGEWVTRQACQQLHAWQSSGYENLHMAVNVSQLQLQQEDFIDQVEAALTASSLDGAQLELELTEQMVFQCSEAVRTKLAALRDLGVRLALDDFGVGHSSMQTLTQVSFDVLKLDQSFVRDLEGNARTQRIVKSIIDLAHDMDMTVVAEGVESAVQWQLTQALECDRTQGYLLSRPLAAEAIPAWMILHSSNARGLPYSES; encoded by the coding sequence ATGACTGAACCACACCGTGTGGTCGCACGCGAGCGTCAGATGCTGCAGCGGGCACAGGCCCTCTACGATATGGCCCGGACCCTCACGGACGGCCCGACCGAAGAGGAGTTGCTTCGCCGCGTTGTCCACACCGCCGTGGACGTGCTGGGGGTCAACCGCGCCGTCCTGCTCATCTTGAGCGAAGACCTGCCGCACGTGGATCACTTTATTGTCGCTGGCCCCGGCGCGGTTCACGTTCAGCGACCCGCATGGCAGGAACTGGCCACCGGCCTGACAGGCTGGGTGCTGCGCGAACGGCGCGTCGCGCGTTCACCCATGGGGCAAGATGACCCAAGGGAAGGCCCGGAAGCCAGGCAGCGCCGGCGTGAAACCATGTGCGGCGACATCGTCGTGCTCCCGATCATGATGAAGGCCCGAGTCTTCGGGACGTTGACGCTGATCAATCTTCCCTGGGGGCCATCGTTCACGGATGACGATGTGGCGTGGCTCGAAGCCCTCGTTCATCAGGCCGCCGCGGCCATTCAGCAGGAACGACTGATCCAGCAACTGCAACGTCACGCCCTGTTCGATGCCCGTACCGGTCTGCCCGCACGGCCCCTGGCGAATGACCGGCTTCGGCAGTCCCTGTGGCACGCGCGGCGATCGGCGACCTCCTTTGCTCTGCTGCTGCTCCAGCCGGATCTGCCCACCGACGTCCACCGCGCCTCATCAGCTGAATTCAGGGACGCTCTGGCGGTCCAGGTCACGCGGCGTTTGCAGGACCTGCCCGCCACCGTCAGCACGCTCGCCCACTGGGACGACGAAACATTGATGCTGATCGCGGAAGACGTGCCGGACGAACACCATGCCTTCCGCGTCGTCAACCAGGTGATGAACGCCTTCGCGGAACCCTTCACTGTTCCAGGAACACTGGCTCCCCTCCACGTGACAGCCTCCGTGGGCGTCAGCATGTTCCCAACGGACGGGCAGGACGTGGTGGCGCTGCAGAAGCACGCAGCGCTGGCCCTGTACAACGCAAAGCATGCCGGCGGCGGTTCTGGCGCACGGTTCTCGCCCACGGTCACGGATCAACAACGGATAGCGCAACAGATCGCCGCCGCCCTACCAGGTGCGCTGGAACGCAACGAACTGTTCTTGGTCTACCAGCCCCAACTGGACGCCCAACGCCGCTTGTGGGGCTTTGAAGCCTTACTGCGCTGGCGGCACGGGACGCTGGGCTTGGTGCCACCCGACGTCTTTATTCCAGTGGCAGAGCGCAACGGACTGATCTTGCCGCTGGGCGAATGGGTGACGCGGCAAGCCTGCCAGCAGCTGCACGCTTGGCAGAGCAGTGGCTATGAAAACCTACATATGGCCGTGAATGTTTCTCAACTGCAATTGCAGCAGGAGGATTTCATCGATCAAGTCGAGGCTGCGTTGACGGCATCAAGCCTGGACGGTGCGCAGTTAGAGCTCGAGCTGACCGAGCAGATGGTGTTCCAGTGTTCAGAGGCGGTGAGGACTAAGCTTGCTGCATTGCGTGACCTGGGGGTGCGCCTTGCGCTGGATGATTTCGGTGTGGGGCACTCTTCGATGCAGACGCTCACCCAAGTGTCATTTGATGTCTTGAAGCTCGACCAGTCCTTCGTGAGGGATCTTGAAGGGAACGCCCGTACACAGCGCATCGTCAAGTCGATCATCGACCTGGCACACGACATGGACATGACGGTGGTTGCAGAAGGTGTAGAGAGCGCCGTGCAGTGGCAATTGACGCAGGCGCTCGAGTGCGACCGCACGCAAGGGTACCTGTTAAGTCGGCCCCTGGCTGCGGAGGCTATCCCCGCTTGGATGATCCTGCACAGCAGTAACGCACGAGGCCTGCCCTACTCAGAGTCCTGA
- a CDS encoding ISL3 family transposase, translated as MENEALTALFLGQLPGFRLDTVQVAETVVVIATSIQPTSACPTCGTSSARVHSRYRRHLSDLPAGGTSVTLELAVRRFVCQEPLCRQHIFCERFVDGLTPSVRRSRRALAVIQHVSVILGGNAGAALLKRMQCRVSASTVLRAARLLPPVVRSVPEVIGVDDFAFRRGHVYGTVIVDLETRRPIELLSDRSASTLAAWLKQHPHIKIISRDRSLEYEKGICEGAPMAQQVLDRWHVLKNCREALERQLARDRTAILEICQDQVPLPSLPRTHSEQVRRSERQQVRQQVFDRIHALSINGRSQRAISRKLYVSRGRVRAALTAKVQPPLGRQQSRSGILAPFLSYLQHRFSQGERNAGQLLREVRQQGFSGSRKRVAQWMQMRRTAPAKTTPGPYVAMGR; from the coding sequence ATGGAAAACGAAGCGTTAACAGCCCTCTTTCTGGGACAGCTTCCTGGGTTTCGGCTGGATACGGTGCAGGTCGCAGAGACCGTTGTAGTGATCGCCACCAGCATCCAACCGACGTCGGCCTGTCCGACGTGTGGTACCTCCAGTGCTCGAGTTCACAGTCGGTATCGCCGTCACCTGAGTGATCTCCCAGCAGGTGGAACATCGGTGACGCTCGAACTGGCTGTTCGCCGCTTCGTGTGTCAGGAGCCGTTGTGCCGACAACACATCTTTTGTGAGCGGTTTGTCGATGGACTCACGCCTTCCGTTCGTCGAAGTCGGCGGGCGCTCGCGGTGATCCAGCACGTGTCCGTGATTCTTGGGGGCAATGCTGGTGCCGCCCTGCTGAAACGGATGCAGTGTAGGGTCAGTGCGTCCACCGTGCTGCGTGCAGCACGGCTCCTGCCGCCAGTGGTGCGATCCGTGCCCGAGGTCATTGGGGTCGATGATTTCGCGTTTCGGCGGGGTCACGTGTATGGGACAGTCATCGTCGACCTCGAGACACGCAGGCCGATCGAACTCCTCTCAGATCGAAGCGCAAGCACGCTGGCGGCGTGGCTCAAACAGCACCCACACATCAAAATTATCAGTCGAGACCGTTCATTGGAATATGAAAAGGGAATTTGCGAAGGCGCACCGATGGCGCAGCAGGTTCTGGATCGTTGGCACGTCTTGAAGAACTGTCGAGAAGCGCTGGAACGTCAATTGGCACGCGACCGCACGGCCATTCTTGAGATCTGCCAGGATCAGGTTCCGTTACCGTCGCTCCCACGCACCCACAGTGAACAGGTGCGCCGGTCAGAACGTCAGCAAGTACGTCAACAGGTGTTTGACCGAATTCACGCGTTGTCCATCAATGGCCGCAGTCAACGCGCTATCAGCCGCAAACTGTATGTGAGTCGGGGACGGGTTCGAGCTGCTCTCACGGCTAAGGTACAACCGCCGCTTGGTCGGCAGCAGAGCCGCTCAGGGATCTTGGCACCCTTCTTGTCGTATCTCCAACACCGCTTCTCGCAAGGGGAGCGCAACGCTGGACAACTCCTGCGGGAGGTGCGCCAGCAGGGATTTTCTGGCTCGCGTAAGCGTGTCGCGCAATGGATGCAGATGCGCCGCACGGCACCAGCAAAGACCACGCCCGGCCCGTATGTCGCTATGGGGCGGTGA
- a CDS encoding transposase, with protein MPGRNHSREFKLEVVSQINSGQQTTAQLSRTHSLAPGLMYRWRKEVEARGEAAFTDGATTDRSDELRIAELERYCGQLALENTILKKSLATYRLKSGTK; from the coding sequence ATGCCCGGACGGAACCACAGCCGCGAATTCAAACTTGAGGTCGTCAGCCAGATCAACAGCGGCCAACAGACGACCGCCCAGCTCAGTCGCACCCACTCCCTGGCACCGGGTCTGATGTACCGATGGCGCAAAGAGGTCGAAGCACGTGGTGAAGCTGCGTTTACGGATGGGGCTACCACGGATCGCAGCGACGAACTTCGCATTGCCGAGCTGGAACGGTATTGCGGTCAGCTCGCTCTGGAGAATACGATCCTGAAAAAATCGTTAGCGACGTACCGCTTGAAAAGCGGCACCAAATGA
- a CDS encoding IS3 family transposase: MITDARCAHPTVSVRRLCELHAVSRSWYLGQQTRTRVNPDLDLTKEIEAIVLKWNGYGYRRVTHELARRGHRTNHKRVLRVMRAQGLLCRPKRRFQATTDSTHSERRFENLLPTVVPTHPNQVWQVDLTYVRVKGGFVYLACVLDSFTREIVGWAMSRCIDAALALKALNNALGARCPSPGLLHHSDQGSQYASRVYVDRLREAGLIPSMSRKGNPYDNARMESFYKTLKTEEVDLQDYLDFDDAHCQINHFIGRLYNQERLHSSLGYVPPAEFATRYHCA; the protein is encoded by the coding sequence ATGATCACGGATGCGCGCTGCGCGCATCCGACGGTGTCGGTACGTCGCTTGTGTGAGTTGCATGCGGTCAGTCGGTCTTGGTATCTGGGTCAACAGACTCGGACAAGGGTGAATCCAGATTTGGATCTCACGAAAGAGATTGAAGCCATCGTGTTGAAGTGGAATGGTTACGGCTACCGACGCGTGACCCATGAGTTGGCCCGTCGGGGACATCGAACCAACCACAAGCGCGTCTTACGGGTCATGAGGGCACAGGGGTTGTTATGTCGTCCCAAACGACGGTTTCAGGCCACCACGGACTCGACGCACAGCGAACGTCGTTTTGAAAATTTGCTGCCGACCGTGGTTCCGACTCACCCCAACCAAGTCTGGCAAGTTGATCTGACCTATGTTCGGGTGAAAGGTGGTTTTGTGTACCTGGCCTGCGTGTTGGACAGCTTCACCCGAGAAATCGTGGGCTGGGCCATGTCCAGGTGCATTGACGCGGCGCTGGCCTTGAAAGCACTCAACAACGCGCTTGGGGCGCGCTGCCCAAGCCCAGGCTTACTGCACCATTCTGACCAAGGGTCTCAATATGCAAGTCGCGTCTATGTCGATCGGCTTCGGGAGGCTGGGTTAATCCCGAGCATGTCCAGAAAGGGAAACCCATACGACAACGCCCGCATGGAAAGCTTTTACAAAACCCTGAAAACAGAAGAAGTCGATCTGCAGGACTATCTTGATTTCGACGACGCACATTGCCAGATCAACCACTTCATCGGTCGGCTGTATAACCAGGAACGTCTGCATTCCAGTTTGGGGTATGTCCCACCTGCCGAGTTCGCCACTCGGTATCATTGCGCCTAG
- a CDS encoding transposase, which produces MGSFQFQHLVWVMLRDQTKLDTQDQQILAAIKARSEVVSRAHDLTQAFTRLMRERQPQAVESWFQSAKTSGLSDFVTFARGLERDVVALTAALVLQWSNGPVEGIVNKIKLIKRQAYGRASFQLLRQRVLMAV; this is translated from the coding sequence TTGGGTTCATTCCAGTTTCAGCACCTGGTCTGGGTCATGCTTCGAGATCAAACCAAGCTCGACACGCAGGATCAACAGATCCTAGCTGCCATCAAAGCTCGTTCTGAGGTCGTGAGCCGTGCTCACGACCTCACTCAGGCCTTCACACGGTTGATGCGTGAACGACAGCCGCAAGCCGTCGAATCCTGGTTCCAATCCGCGAAGACGTCCGGTCTATCGGACTTCGTGACGTTCGCCCGCGGTCTCGAACGCGATGTTGTCGCTCTGACAGCAGCCCTTGTGCTGCAGTGGTCAAACGGCCCAGTCGAGGGCATTGTCAACAAAATAAAATTGATCAAACGTCAGGCGTATGGCCGGGCCTCATTTCAACTCCTACGACAACGCGTGTTGATGGCTGTGTGA
- a CDS encoding DeoR family transcriptional regulator: MTSNPQRGRYGVAPPSPSASLKVPASQRAALILDTLNRHPTVQTTQLAQALGVHPMTVRNDLAQLQKREVKSAADRPGRAQRLDALLALLSTGTEVTTRELSERLGVHDVTVRRDLEHLAHLGFICRDGPYVTRIRSVPERPFARRRTWQAAAKAELAARALAYVPSGARIGLDASTTALELARCLRDPTLSVSTTGLDAAVLLAERGIPVQLLGGTVNAEHRCLDTTSRLTAHLALDVAFFSCAACSGAQGYREVRAEEARSTQALLERSTSRVALLDQTKLGVWAAYPVAHPEDVDVLLSNAPAERLMGLATRRSDVSRTNRPAL, encoded by the coding sequence GTGACGTCGAACCCGCAACGCGGGCGGTACGGCGTCGCCCCTCCATCTCCCAGTGCATCCCTCAAAGTTCCGGCCAGCCAGCGTGCTGCCCTGATTCTGGACACGCTGAACCGGCATCCCACTGTCCAGACCACGCAGCTCGCGCAGGCCTTAGGTGTGCACCCGATGACTGTCCGCAATGATTTGGCGCAGCTGCAGAAGAGAGAGGTCAAGAGCGCGGCGGATCGTCCAGGCCGGGCTCAGCGCCTGGATGCTCTGCTGGCGCTGCTGTCTACAGGGACAGAAGTGACCACGAGAGAGCTATCAGAACGGCTCGGGGTACACGACGTGACGGTGCGGCGGGATCTGGAGCATCTGGCACATCTGGGGTTCATCTGCCGGGACGGCCCGTACGTGACCCGGATCCGCTCGGTGCCGGAGAGGCCCTTTGCCCGGCGACGAACGTGGCAGGCCGCCGCGAAAGCCGAGCTGGCTGCGCGGGCTCTCGCGTATGTGCCCTCCGGTGCCCGGATTGGGCTTGACGCCAGTACCACCGCCCTGGAGCTCGCCCGGTGCCTCCGTGACCCGACCCTGAGCGTGTCCACCACCGGTCTGGACGCCGCAGTCCTGCTCGCAGAACGCGGCATTCCTGTCCAGTTGCTGGGCGGGACGGTCAATGCCGAACATCGGTGTCTCGACACCACCTCCCGTCTCACGGCGCACCTGGCGCTGGATGTCGCCTTCTTCTCCTGTGCCGCTTGCTCTGGGGCACAGGGGTACCGGGAAGTGCGGGCGGAAGAGGCACGCAGCACGCAGGCTCTTCTGGAACGCTCGACCTCCCGGGTGGCCCTGCTGGATCAGACCAAGCTGGGCGTGTGGGCCGCGTACCCCGTGGCCCATCCAGAGGACGTGGACGTGCTGCTCAGCAATGCACCGGCAGAACGTCTGATGGGGCTGGCGACACGACGGAGCGACGTCAGCAGGACGAATCGGCCGGCTCTCTGA
- a CDS encoding alpha/beta hydrolase, whose amino-acid sequence MNSTLPPQAAFELPLWPQGATTTIQGTRVERWFSTPPGASFFFNQVRNVSEPTLTGFLPDSLVTTGTAVVICPGGGHHTLAIEHEGYDVARWLTARGIAAFVLKYRTVPTPDLDEAFEAQFQERLQQPEVLQALMREHTPHVLADGQRALDLVREHANEWGVAADRVGMMGFSAGAHVTVCVTLNSDKGSRPDFAAPIYGALWEEVRVGEDVPPLFLAYANDDDLGEWVVGPTLKLYAAWRAVGRPAELHVYAQGGHGFGLRQQGLPSDGWINRFYDWLQAQRWVEGCPYP is encoded by the coding sequence ATGAACTCCACCCTGCCTCCCCAAGCGGCCTTCGAGCTGCCCCTCTGGCCGCAGGGGGCCACCACCACTATCCAGGGCACGCGAGTAGAACGCTGGTTCAGCACGCCGCCGGGTGCGTCCTTCTTTTTCAATCAGGTACGCAACGTGTCTGAGCCGACCCTGACGGGATTTTTGCCAGATTCGCTGGTCACAACCGGCACTGCAGTCGTCATCTGTCCTGGGGGCGGCCACCACACCCTGGCCATCGAGCATGAGGGCTACGACGTGGCGCGCTGGTTGACCGCACGGGGCATCGCTGCGTTCGTGCTGAAGTACCGCACGGTGCCCACCCCTGACCTGGACGAAGCGTTTGAGGCGCAGTTTCAGGAGCGGCTCCAGCAGCCGGAAGTGCTTCAGGCCTTGATGCGCGAGCACACGCCGCATGTCCTGGCGGACGGCCAACGCGCGCTAGATCTCGTGCGGGAGCACGCGAACGAATGGGGGGTGGCCGCCGACCGGGTAGGAATGATGGGATTTTCTGCGGGAGCACACGTGACCGTGTGTGTCACCCTGAATTCGGATAAGGGATCACGTCCTGACTTCGCCGCACCCATTTACGGGGCGCTGTGGGAGGAGGTGCGTGTTGGGGAGGACGTGCCACCCCTGTTTCTGGCCTACGCCAACGATGATGATCTGGGGGAATGGGTCGTCGGGCCCACCTTGAAGCTGTACGCCGCTTGGCGCGCCGTGGGAAGGCCTGCCGAACTGCACGTGTACGCCCAGGGGGGTCATGGGTTCGGGCTGCGCCAGCAAGGCCTGCCGAGTGATGGGTGGATTAACCGCTTTTATGACTGGTTGCAGGCCCAGCGGTGGGTGGAAGGCTGCCCATACCCTTAA
- a CDS encoding glycoside hydrolase family 3 protein encodes MAEDHVYWYDSLHVDARVEDVLSRLSLDDKIKLVSGQFIQDRLEAGSTGSGGLPPFNMADGPAGVRRAATSPGEGKATALPAPLALAATWNADLATRYGDVLGAEAAATGHNVLLGPAVDIARAPLGGRTFESFGEEPLLHMRLAVAEVQAIQRHGVQASLKHFILNNQEHARNSINVFTDERALHEVYLPPFEAALRLGQAASVMASYNRADGIFLCDHRQLLNDVLRGTLGFRGWVISDFGANHSTAASANAGLDWELTFAPKWGDTLHQAVQAGEVNRERLDEMVRSILRPTIGLGMRAPVVDLGALDADAHDEVALEVARQAVVLLRNDQDQLPWQADTLRRVAVIGVDADTATTAGGGSAFVRPLRPVSVLEGLRTRLGPDVEVGFTPGTDPIGPGALLPGLPPVPSDVMTPEGGEPGEGGFRMTYWNNPEWDGTPLGTHVNAVAELNRGFFDLPDFQGATPKLMPLPGDLGLRPSFRWTGILTASTTGEYTFALTCVGTGRVFLGDEQLIEVLSARPIPTTADAEWDGTGAQVVETTCTLTAGQAVRVQVDYAVDAPEQYFLYGAQVRLGWRPPAGTLTPAVEQAARLAREADVAVVIARTFESEAMDRPHLRLPNDQERLILAVASANPRTVVVLMSGGPIDTTAWETQVPAVLEAWYGGQAQGRAVAEVLLGDVNPSGKLPITFPMDDAATPLTSAAQYPGQDGTVHYTEGVNVGYRGYDALGLEPRYPFGFGLSYTTFAYANLTVSPQQHPTDPITVAFNLTNTGTRAGTEVTQLYLKRSGQTQKLAGWARIPLAAGERRRVEITLHPDSLERPFSTWEPETQRWEVISGRWTILVGSSARDLPLRGTLEVPTGQIGTVLAPQRSPA; translated from the coding sequence ATGGCTGAAGATCACGTTTACTGGTATGACTCTCTACACGTCGACGCCCGCGTTGAGGACGTGCTGAGCCGCCTCAGCCTGGACGACAAGATCAAGCTGGTCAGCGGCCAGTTCATTCAAGACCGTCTGGAGGCGGGCTCCACGGGATCCGGCGGTTTACCCCCCTTCAACATGGCAGACGGCCCCGCTGGCGTGCGCCGCGCGGCAACCTCGCCCGGCGAGGGGAAAGCCACGGCCCTACCGGCACCGCTCGCCCTGGCCGCCACCTGGAACGCCGACCTGGCCACCCGGTACGGAGACGTCCTGGGCGCGGAGGCGGCCGCAACCGGCCACAACGTTCTGCTGGGTCCGGCCGTTGACATCGCCCGTGCACCGCTCGGCGGGCGCACCTTCGAGTCCTTCGGGGAAGAACCCCTGCTGCACATGCGTCTTGCCGTCGCGGAAGTGCAGGCCATCCAGCGGCACGGCGTGCAGGCCAGCCTCAAGCACTTCATTCTGAACAACCAGGAGCATGCCCGGAACAGCATCAACGTCTTCACGGACGAGCGCGCTCTACATGAAGTGTACCTGCCGCCGTTTGAAGCTGCCCTCCGGCTGGGGCAGGCCGCGTCGGTGATGGCCTCCTATAACCGGGCAGACGGCATCTTCTTGTGCGACCACCGGCAGCTCCTGAATGACGTGCTGCGCGGCACGCTCGGGTTCCGGGGCTGGGTGATCAGCGACTTCGGGGCCAACCACAGTACGGCGGCGAGCGCCAACGCTGGCCTCGACTGGGAACTGACGTTCGCGCCAAAGTGGGGAGACACGCTGCATCAGGCGGTTCAAGCCGGGGAGGTAAACCGTGAACGGCTGGACGAGATGGTGCGCAGCATCCTGCGTCCCACCATTGGGCTCGGGATGAGGGCGCCCGTGGTGGATCTCGGCGCCCTGGATGCGGACGCGCACGACGAGGTGGCCCTGGAGGTCGCCAGACAAGCGGTGGTTCTCCTGCGGAATGACCAGGATCAGCTGCCCTGGCAAGCGGACACCCTTCGGCGCGTTGCCGTCATCGGTGTGGACGCGGACACGGCCACAACAGCAGGCGGCGGCAGCGCCTTCGTTCGGCCTCTGCGGCCCGTCAGTGTCCTGGAGGGACTCCGAACCCGCCTGGGACCAGACGTGGAAGTGGGGTTTACCCCCGGCACCGACCCCATCGGGCCGGGCGCCCTGCTTCCCGGTCTGCCACCTGTTCCCTCGGATGTCATGACGCCGGAAGGCGGCGAACCCGGTGAAGGCGGCTTCCGCATGACCTACTGGAACAATCCGGAGTGGGACGGCACCCCGCTCGGCACGCACGTAAATGCTGTGGCGGAACTGAACCGCGGCTTTTTCGACCTCCCGGACTTCCAAGGGGCGACCCCAAAACTGATGCCGCTGCCCGGTGACCTTGGCCTGCGTCCCTCGTTTCGTTGGACGGGTATCCTGACGGCTTCCACGACTGGGGAGTACACGTTCGCGCTCACCTGCGTCGGCACCGGGCGGGTCTTCCTCGGCGATGAGCAGCTCATTGAAGTGCTCAGCGCCCGCCCCATTCCCACTACTGCGGACGCCGAATGGGACGGCACGGGCGCGCAGGTGGTTGAAACCACCTGTACCCTGACTGCGGGGCAAGCTGTCAGGGTACAGGTGGACTACGCGGTGGACGCGCCGGAGCAGTACTTCCTGTACGGCGCGCAGGTGCGGCTTGGCTGGCGTCCGCCCGCTGGCACGCTCACCCCTGCCGTGGAGCAGGCGGCGCGGCTCGCGCGGGAAGCGGACGTCGCTGTGGTCATCGCCCGCACATTCGAAAGTGAAGCAATGGACCGGCCGCACCTGCGCCTGCCGAACGACCAGGAGCGGCTGATCCTCGCGGTGGCGAGCGCCAACCCAAGAACAGTGGTAGTGCTGATGAGCGGCGGACCGATTGACACCACGGCCTGGGAGACCCAGGTTCCAGCGGTGCTCGAAGCGTGGTACGGCGGGCAGGCTCAGGGCCGCGCCGTCGCGGAAGTGTTGCTGGGCGACGTGAACCCTTCTGGGAAGCTGCCCATCACGTTCCCGATGGATGACGCAGCGACCCCCCTCACCTCGGCGGCGCAGTACCCCGGCCAAGACGGCACCGTGCACTACACGGAGGGCGTGAATGTCGGGTACCGCGGGTACGACGCGCTTGGCTTAGAGCCCCGCTACCCGTTCGGATTTGGTCTGTCGTACACGACGTTTGCGTACGCCAACCTGACTGTATCGCCGCAGCAACACCCCACTGACCCCATCACCGTGGCGTTCAACCTTACCAATACAGGAACACGTGCGGGCACGGAGGTCACGCAGCTGTACCTCAAACGATCAGGTCAGACGCAGAAACTCGCCGGGTGGGCCCGCATCCCTCTGGCCGCAGGCGAACGTCGCCGCGTGGAGATCACGCTGCATCCGGACTCCCTGGAACGCCCGTTCTCCACTTGGGAGCCTGAAACCCAGCGTTGGGAAGTCATCTCAGGCAGGTGGACGATCCTGGTCGGCAGTTCGGCCCGCGATTTGCCCCTGCGAGGCACCCTGGAGGTGCCCACAGGTCAGATCGGAACAGTCCTGGCCCCCCAAAGAAGTCCAGCATGA